A section of the Carya illinoinensis cultivar Pawnee chromosome 12, C.illinoinensisPawnee_v1, whole genome shotgun sequence genome encodes:
- the LOC122288996 gene encoding cytochrome P450 736A117-like: MQIYLQYMPPFVIYGVPFLFFALFLLKRLSITPLKNMPPSPPKLPFLGNLHQLGLYPHRSLCSLAQRHGPLMLLHFGNRPALIASSADTAREIMKTHDVKFSNRPKLSITDRLLYDGKDVATAPYGEYWRQMRSICVLQLLSNKRVQSFRAVREEEVALFMEKIRDQSCSLSLPINLGEMFVSLTNDVICRVAFGRKYSAGEDGKKFGQLLGELMKLLGFFNVGEFIPWLTWVNRINGIDARVEKVYKEFDQFLDGIVEQHKRESRINGNHGSTLLLGEDKKDLVDVLLEIQNDNASTAGVAMDETSIKAIILDIFSGGTDTTYTVLEWAMSELLRHPRVMKKLQDEVRGISQAKTSITENHLEKMQYLKAVIKETLRLYPPIPLLLPRESTQDVQIKGYHIPAGTLTFINAWAIGRDPALWDEPEEFRPERFLNSSVDFRGHDFQLIPFGAGRRGCPGITFAMATNELVLANLVQEFDWALPGGACLEDLNMTQCTGLAIHRKVPLFAIASTPISV; the protein is encoded by the exons ATGCAGATATACCTCCAATATATGCCTCCCTTCGTTATCTATGGCgttccctttcttttcttcgCGCTCTTTCTCCTCAAACGGCTCTCCATTACCCCTCTCAAAAACATGCCGCCTTCACCGCCAAAGCTTCCTTTCCTAGGGAACCTCCACCAACTAGGTTTGTATCCTCACCGCTCCCTTTGTTCTTTAGCTCAACGCCATGGCCCGCTCATGCTGCTTCACTTCGGCAATCGGCCTGCGCTAATCGCTTCGTCTGCAGACACAGCTCGAGAGATCATGAAAACCCATGATGTCAAATTCTCCAACAGACCAAAACTAAGCATTACCGACAGACTTCTCTACGACGGTAAGGATGTGGCGACAGCCCCCTATGGGGAGTATTGGAGACAAATGAGAAGCATTTGCGTGCTCCAGCTTTTGAGTAACAAGAGGGTTCAGTCTTTTCGAGCTGTAAGGGAAGAAGAAGTAGCCTTGTTCATGGAGAAGATCAGAGACCAGTCTTGTTCGTTATCGTTGCCAATAAATTTAGGCGAGATGTTTGTCTCGCTGACCAACGATGTCATTTGCAGAGTGGCTTTTGGGAGGAAGTATAGTGCAGGTGAAGATGGGAAGAAGTTTGGACAGTTGTTGGGAGAGCTTATGAAACTGTTGGGTTTTTTCAATGTAGGGGAATTCATTCCATGGCTTACATGGGTAAATCGCATCAATGGTATTGATGCTCGAGTGGAGAAGGTCTATAAAGAGtttgatcagtttttggatggTATAGTAGAGCAGCACAAAAGAGAGAGCAGAATTAATGGGAATCATGGAAGTACATTACTTCTGGGTGAAGATAAAAAAGATCTGGTGGACGTTTTGCTCGAGATCCAAAATGATAACGCTAGTACTGCTGGCGTTGCCATGGATGAAACAAGCATTAAAGCAATAATCTTG GATATATTTTCTGGTGGAACTGATACTACTTACACAGTTCTAGAATGGGCAATGTCAGAGCTCTTAAGGCACCCTAGAGTCATGAAGAAATTGCAAGATGAGGTAAGGGGGATTTCACAAGCTAAAACCAGCATAACTGAGAACCACTTAGAGAAAATGCAGTACTTGAAAGCAGTGATAAAAGAGACCTTACGGCTATATCCTCCAATCCCATTATTACTTCCCAGAGAATCAACCCAAGATGTTCAAATAAAGGGCTATCACATTCCTGCTGGAACCTTAACTTTCATTAATGCATGGGCAATTGGAAGGGACCCTGCATTGTGGGACGAACCAGAAGAGTTTCGACCCGAGAGGTTCTTGAATTCTTCTGTAGATTTTAGAGGACATGATTTCCAGTTGATCCCATTTGGAGCTGGAAGGAGGGGATGCCCAGGAATCACATTTGCCATGGCTACCAATGAGCTTGTGTTGGCCAATCTTGTGCAGGAGTTTGATTGGGCATTGCCTGGTGGTGCATGTTTGGAGGATTTGAACATGACCCAATGCACAGGTCTTGCCATCCATAGAAAAGTTCCTCTCTTTGCTATTGCAAGTACTCCTATATCTGTATAA